A region of Anolis sagrei isolate rAnoSag1 chromosome 2, rAnoSag1.mat, whole genome shotgun sequence DNA encodes the following proteins:
- the TMEM220 gene encoding transmembrane protein 220 gives MEACPGSSSARTPEGCPLQSRRLWRLSNVAMALFFALAGAVQINDPDPEIWIVAYSVPAALTLVVGLNPPIADNVVWRTLSDLHTAACIVGSAILGWSLVANAQKNILHEEEGRELMGLMIVTVWMSLCRNSAKKSFGGIRLVIAIFLSLFPFAMWLYTYLNAEMRESWPSHCKTAI, from the exons ATGGAGGCTTGTCCGGGTTCCTCCTCGGCCAGGACCCCGGAGGGGTGCCCCCTTCAGTCCCGGCGGCTGTGGAGGCTCAGCAACGTGGCCATGGCCCTCTTCTTCGCTCTGGCCGGGGCTGTGCAG ATCAATGACCCTGATCCAGAAATCTGGATA GTTGCCTATTCTGTACCTGCAGCTCTCACACTGGTTGTTGGCCTTAATCCACCAATTGCAG ATAACGTTGTGTGGAGGACTCTTTCAGACCTACATACAGCAGCCTGCATTGTGGGATCTGCCATCTTAGGGTGGTCTTTGGTTGCTAATGCTCAAAAGAACATTTTGCATGAGGAGGAAGGCAG GGAGTTAATGGGTCTGATGATTGTTACAGTCTGGATGAGCCTTTGCCGTAACTCAGCCAA GAAGTCTTTCGGTGGGATACGTTTGGTCATTGcaatttttctctcccttttcccatTTGCAATGTGGCTCTACACTTACTTGAATGCAGAAATGCGAGAATCCTGGCCATCTCACTGCAAAACAGCTATTTGA